A stretch of the Bombyx mori chromosome 14, ASM3026992v2 genome encodes the following:
- the LOC105841286 gene encoding protein cereblon isoform X2: MDLDENSLDSESLQRVSASEEVDDEQTTSEDEQDFDISLAASHSYMGGGLSSVRGRVVLEAGWEGRVPVVAHHGAVFPGETVPMLVSNAHDAAIVQKIKDDKLFGLLCPDGDNGAAVSGYGALCEVYEAALGGAAEPAALSFKARATHRFRFCHMPKSSVPIHLYARSRRGLRYVDAALTAWPAFVYDMFDYERMRNIIKAYFDTLMLDALPEGAVSLSYWVASNLTLGARDRLALFAVDDALLRLHLEVRFITQFSRAQKCALCCGSCGGEVAQREHVFPMSSHGVHSNYTNPGGYVHGVVTVTRARAAPGGPPSADYSWFPGYSWTVALCRDCRAHVGWRFDAIKRSLRPQQFYGLCRNYVQPRHHDQDLADY; this comes from the exons ATGGATCTAGATGAGAACT cACTTGATAGCGAATCGCTGCAAAGAGTCTCTGCTAGTGAAGAAGTGGATGACGAGCAGACAACCTCAGAAGATGAGCAAGACTTTGACATCTCTTTAGCTGCCTCGCATTCC TACATGGGCGGAGGGCTCAGCTCGGTGCGAGGGCGCGTGGTGCTGGAGGCGGGCTGGGAGGGCCGCGTGCCGGTGGTGGCGCACCACGGCGCCGTGTTCCCGGGAGAGACCGTGCCCATGCTCGTGTCCAACGCGCACGACGCCGCCATCGTACAGAAAATCAAGGACGACAAACTCTTCGGCTTGCTGTGCCCCGA CGGCGACAACGGCGCGGCGGTGTCGGGGTACGGCGCGCTGTGCGAGGTGTACGAGGCGGCGCTGGGCGGGGCCGCCGAGCCCGCCGCGCTCAGCTTCAAGGCGCGCGCCACGCACCGCTTCCGCTTCTGCCACATGCCCAAGTCTTCCGTGCCCATACACCTCTACGCCAG GTCGCGGCGGGGGCTGCGCTACGTGGACGCGGCGCTCACGGCGTGGCCCGCGTTCGTCTACGACATGTTCGACTACGAGCGCATGCGGAACATCATCAAGGCGTACTTCGACACGCTGATGCTGG ACGCGCTGCCGGAGGGCGCCGTGTCGCTGTCGTACTGGGTGGCGTCCAACCTGACGCTGGGCGCGCGCGACCGCCTGGCGCTGTTCGCGGTGGACGACGCGCTGCTGCGGCTGCACCTCGAGGTGCGCTTCATCACTCAG TTCTCCCGCGCCCAGAAGTGCGCGCTGTGCTGCGGGTCCTGCGGCGGGGAGGTGGCGCAGCGCGAGCACGTGTTCCCCATGTCCAGCCACGGCGTGCACTCCAACTACACCAACCCGG GCGGGTACGTGCACGGCGTGGTGACGGTGACGCGCGCGCGCGCCGCGCCCGGCGGCCCGCCCTCCGCCGACTACTCGTGGTTCCCCGGCTACAGCTGGACCGTCGCGCTGTGCCGAGACTGCCGCGCGCACGTGGGCTGGAG GTTCGACGCCATAAAGAGGAGCCTCCGCCCGCAGCAGTTCTACGGGCTCTGCAGGAACTACGTGCAGCCGCGACACCACGACCAGGACCTCGCCGACTACTGA
- the LOC105841286 gene encoding protein cereblon isoform X1, with protein MDLDENSLDSESLQRVSASEEVDDEQTTSEDEQDFDISLAASHSYMGGGLSSVRGRVVLEAGWEGRVPVVAHHGAVFPGETVPMLVSNAHDAAIVQKIKDDKLFGLLCPDGDNGAAVSGYGALCEVYEAALGGAAEPAALSFKARATHRFRFCHMPKSSVPIHLYARLRLADVRVLPDVCGPPPLRAPGLDSLRSRRGLRYVDAALTAWPAFVYDMFDYERMRNIIKAYFDTLMLDALPEGAVSLSYWVASNLTLGARDRLALFAVDDALLRLHLEVRFITQFSRAQKCALCCGSCGGEVAQREHVFPMSSHGVHSNYTNPGGYVHGVVTVTRARAAPGGPPSADYSWFPGYSWTVALCRDCRAHVGWRFDAIKRSLRPQQFYGLCRNYVQPRHHDQDLADY; from the exons ATGGATCTAGATGAGAACT cACTTGATAGCGAATCGCTGCAAAGAGTCTCTGCTAGTGAAGAAGTGGATGACGAGCAGACAACCTCAGAAGATGAGCAAGACTTTGACATCTCTTTAGCTGCCTCGCATTCC TACATGGGCGGAGGGCTCAGCTCGGTGCGAGGGCGCGTGGTGCTGGAGGCGGGCTGGGAGGGCCGCGTGCCGGTGGTGGCGCACCACGGCGCCGTGTTCCCGGGAGAGACCGTGCCCATGCTCGTGTCCAACGCGCACGACGCCGCCATCGTACAGAAAATCAAGGACGACAAACTCTTCGGCTTGCTGTGCCCCGA CGGCGACAACGGCGCGGCGGTGTCGGGGTACGGCGCGCTGTGCGAGGTGTACGAGGCGGCGCTGGGCGGGGCCGCCGAGCCCGCCGCGCTCAGCTTCAAGGCGCGCGCCACGCACCGCTTCCGCTTCTGCCACATGCCCAAGTCTTCCGTGCCCATACACCTCTACGCCAG ACTGCGGCTGGCGGACGTGCGCGTGCTGCCCGACGTGTGCGGCCCCCCGCCGCTGCGCGCCCCCGGCCTGGACTCGCTCAG GTCGCGGCGGGGGCTGCGCTACGTGGACGCGGCGCTCACGGCGTGGCCCGCGTTCGTCTACGACATGTTCGACTACGAGCGCATGCGGAACATCATCAAGGCGTACTTCGACACGCTGATGCTGG ACGCGCTGCCGGAGGGCGCCGTGTCGCTGTCGTACTGGGTGGCGTCCAACCTGACGCTGGGCGCGCGCGACCGCCTGGCGCTGTTCGCGGTGGACGACGCGCTGCTGCGGCTGCACCTCGAGGTGCGCTTCATCACTCAG TTCTCCCGCGCCCAGAAGTGCGCGCTGTGCTGCGGGTCCTGCGGCGGGGAGGTGGCGCAGCGCGAGCACGTGTTCCCCATGTCCAGCCACGGCGTGCACTCCAACTACACCAACCCGG GCGGGTACGTGCACGGCGTGGTGACGGTGACGCGCGCGCGCGCCGCGCCCGGCGGCCCGCCCTCCGCCGACTACTCGTGGTTCCCCGGCTACAGCTGGACCGTCGCGCTGTGCCGAGACTGCCGCGCGCACGTGGGCTGGAG GTTCGACGCCATAAAGAGGAGCCTCCGCCCGCAGCAGTTCTACGGGCTCTGCAGGAACTACGTGCAGCCGCGACACCACGACCAGGACCTCGCCGACTACTGA
- the LOC105841286 gene encoding protein cereblon isoform X3 translates to MGGGLSSVRGRVVLEAGWEGRVPVVAHHGAVFPGETVPMLVSNAHDAAIVQKIKDDKLFGLLCPDGDNGAAVSGYGALCEVYEAALGGAAEPAALSFKARATHRFRFCHMPKSSVPIHLYARLRLADVRVLPDVCGPPPLRAPGLDSLRSRRGLRYVDAALTAWPAFVYDMFDYERMRNIIKAYFDTLMLDALPEGAVSLSYWVASNLTLGARDRLALFAVDDALLRLHLEVRFITQFSRAQKCALCCGSCGGEVAQREHVFPMSSHGVHSNYTNPGGYVHGVVTVTRARAAPGGPPSADYSWFPGYSWTVALCRDCRAHVGWRFDAIKRSLRPQQFYGLCRNYVQPRHHDQDLADY, encoded by the exons ATGGGCGGAGGGCTCAGCTCGGTGCGAGGGCGCGTGGTGCTGGAGGCGGGCTGGGAGGGCCGCGTGCCGGTGGTGGCGCACCACGGCGCCGTGTTCCCGGGAGAGACCGTGCCCATGCTCGTGTCCAACGCGCACGACGCCGCCATCGTACAGAAAATCAAGGACGACAAACTCTTCGGCTTGCTGTGCCCCGA CGGCGACAACGGCGCGGCGGTGTCGGGGTACGGCGCGCTGTGCGAGGTGTACGAGGCGGCGCTGGGCGGGGCCGCCGAGCCCGCCGCGCTCAGCTTCAAGGCGCGCGCCACGCACCGCTTCCGCTTCTGCCACATGCCCAAGTCTTCCGTGCCCATACACCTCTACGCCAG ACTGCGGCTGGCGGACGTGCGCGTGCTGCCCGACGTGTGCGGCCCCCCGCCGCTGCGCGCCCCCGGCCTGGACTCGCTCAG GTCGCGGCGGGGGCTGCGCTACGTGGACGCGGCGCTCACGGCGTGGCCCGCGTTCGTCTACGACATGTTCGACTACGAGCGCATGCGGAACATCATCAAGGCGTACTTCGACACGCTGATGCTGG ACGCGCTGCCGGAGGGCGCCGTGTCGCTGTCGTACTGGGTGGCGTCCAACCTGACGCTGGGCGCGCGCGACCGCCTGGCGCTGTTCGCGGTGGACGACGCGCTGCTGCGGCTGCACCTCGAGGTGCGCTTCATCACTCAG TTCTCCCGCGCCCAGAAGTGCGCGCTGTGCTGCGGGTCCTGCGGCGGGGAGGTGGCGCAGCGCGAGCACGTGTTCCCCATGTCCAGCCACGGCGTGCACTCCAACTACACCAACCCGG GCGGGTACGTGCACGGCGTGGTGACGGTGACGCGCGCGCGCGCCGCGCCCGGCGGCCCGCCCTCCGCCGACTACTCGTGGTTCCCCGGCTACAGCTGGACCGTCGCGCTGTGCCGAGACTGCCGCGCGCACGTGGGCTGGAG GTTCGACGCCATAAAGAGGAGCCTCCGCCCGCAGCAGTTCTACGGGCTCTGCAGGAACTACGTGCAGCCGCGACACCACGACCAGGACCTCGCCGACTACTGA